In one window of Duganella dendranthematis DNA:
- a CDS encoding NRAMP family divalent metal transporter, with protein sequence MDTAEVPTQAADASAPPPAAKAAAKGWLSKLGPGLITGAADDDPSGIATYSQAGAQFGYGMVWTLILTYPLMVGIQAISAQIGRVSGHGLATNIRRHFPAWLLYALVGLLLLANTINIAADVAAMGQAASMVLGGGAQWYAAGAGVLSAVLQVMLPYRSYVRVLKWLTLALLAYVVTALTLKLPWLQILHAAVLPPLTWNKDYITTVVAIFGTTISPYLFFWQASQEVEDLRADPDAHPLKRASEQAKDQLMRIKIDTVTGMGFSNLVAMCIMLTTAATLGAHGITHISSSAQAAEALRPIAGDFAFALFSMGIIGTGLLAVPVLAGSAAYAIAGAMRWKNSLELQLSGARKFYGIIIGATLVGTALCFTNVDPIQALFWSAVLNGVIAVPVMVVVMLLASRKSVMGALVISRRLRVLGWLCTGVMAVAVVAMFSTLG encoded by the coding sequence ATGGACACAGCAGAAGTACCCACGCAGGCAGCCGACGCTAGCGCGCCGCCGCCGGCCGCCAAGGCAGCGGCCAAGGGCTGGCTCAGCAAGCTTGGCCCCGGCCTGATCACCGGCGCCGCCGACGACGACCCGAGCGGCATCGCCACCTATTCGCAAGCTGGCGCGCAGTTCGGCTACGGCATGGTGTGGACGCTGATCCTGACCTATCCGCTGATGGTCGGCATTCAGGCCATCAGCGCGCAGATCGGCCGCGTTAGCGGGCACGGCCTGGCGACCAATATCCGCCGCCATTTCCCGGCCTGGCTACTGTACGCACTGGTCGGACTGCTGCTGCTGGCCAACACCATCAACATCGCTGCCGACGTCGCCGCCATGGGCCAGGCCGCCAGCATGGTGCTGGGCGGCGGCGCGCAATGGTATGCGGCCGGCGCTGGCGTGCTGTCGGCCGTGCTGCAAGTGATGCTGCCCTACCGCAGCTACGTGCGCGTGCTTAAATGGCTGACGCTGGCGCTGCTGGCCTATGTGGTCACCGCGCTCACGCTCAAGCTGCCGTGGCTGCAGATCCTGCATGCCGCCGTGCTGCCGCCGCTGACCTGGAACAAGGACTACATCACCACCGTGGTGGCCATCTTCGGCACCACCATCAGCCCGTATCTGTTCTTCTGGCAGGCCTCGCAGGAGGTGGAGGACCTGCGCGCCGACCCCGATGCCCACCCGCTCAAGCGCGCCAGCGAACAGGCCAAGGACCAGCTGATGCGTATCAAGATCGACACCGTCACCGGCATGGGGTTCTCCAACCTGGTGGCGATGTGCATCATGCTGACCACTGCCGCCACGCTCGGCGCGCACGGCATCACGCACATCAGCTCGTCGGCACAGGCGGCCGAAGCGCTGCGGCCGATCGCCGGCGACTTCGCGTTTGCGCTGTTCAGCATGGGCATTATCGGCACCGGCTTGCTGGCGGTGCCGGTGCTGGCCGGCTCGGCCGCCTATGCCATCGCCGGCGCCATGCGCTGGAAGAACAGCCTGGAGCTGCAACTGTCCGGCGCGCGCAAGTTCTACGGCATCATCATCGGCGCCACGCTGGTCGGCACGGCGTTGTGCTTCACCAATGTCGACCCGATCCAGGCGCTGTTCTGGAGCGCGGTGCTGAATGGCGTGATCGCGGTGCCCGTAATGGTGGTGGTCATGCTGCTGGCCTCGCGCAAGTCGGTGATGGGCGCGCTGGTGATTTCACGCCGGCTGCGCGTGCTGGGCTGGCTGTGCACCGGCGTGATGGCGGTCGCTGTAGTGGCGATGTTCAGCACGCTGGGGTAA
- a CDS encoding putative bifunctional diguanylate cyclase/phosphodiesterase: MSADPGFITAMVVEFTADTILSALLIFLWLMQRKEKHALFWGIGQLAIMAGGIVWFGTADFMSLQWRLYLSAFFLSAGMAGYWSGTQFFIGKLRAVHVRWMAPVVLIVSGIFYLLWNIDNSWLPRGSAAALGFIMLWAGTRLVGINNRYRFLGLTLMLRGGFNLFAAVSLNQDTYVVWFIGTSVLKVLTMLGLVYAVQDEIQQRYARTIDSLSHGFLIRDRRGYVHVANERCAKLLGFDNAQQLIGKHVCDLLPGLSREMADHYFFRFEADGVQYPIADTATFKLRNGNHLPVELLGSPYIERGRLYCLVQLLDISERKKKDDQLFQAARVDPVTGYSNRHALSDRLALKVARAAENGRECAVLFIDLDKFKRVNDSFGHAAGDELLRSAAHRLHALLRPTDVLARFGGDEFIIVIPDLAPNSAEQMAADCAEAIIAAMARGFELSYHAISVTASIGISCYPKHGTDSDTLIRNADIAMYAAKKTGRGEQRMFTEDMNAVARDGLVIDGALRGAIEANEFSLVYQAITNAQTGKLTKVEALLRWNSSLLGPVPPDRFIPVAEDSGMIIELGTWVLDQACRQVGLWKQSALDDVTISINVSSWQLADPGFVTLVSQALIRNGLSPHQLELELTERVLIEDTLNVQTVLAQLRALGVGISLDDFGTGYSSLSYLTQFHLNTLKIDRAFVMDIEHSERSNNLVHAIIAMGHSLGLQLVAEGVETAGQATILEQMGCHYLRGYHIARPIAPDELLRFADSRAGALAQQTPAQPDFVI; encoded by the coding sequence ATGAGCGCAGATCCAGGCTTTATCACCGCGATGGTGGTGGAATTTACCGCCGATACCATCTTGAGCGCCTTACTGATTTTCCTTTGGCTGATGCAGCGCAAGGAAAAGCATGCGCTATTCTGGGGTATCGGCCAATTGGCGATTATGGCTGGCGGTATCGTCTGGTTTGGCACGGCAGATTTTATGTCGCTGCAATGGCGGCTGTATTTAAGCGCTTTCTTTTTATCGGCCGGCATGGCCGGATATTGGTCCGGCACGCAATTCTTTATCGGAAAATTACGCGCGGTGCATGTGCGCTGGATGGCGCCGGTAGTTCTCATCGTCAGTGGAATATTTTATCTGCTGTGGAATATCGACAATAGCTGGCTGCCGCGCGGCAGCGCCGCCGCTCTAGGATTTATTATGTTATGGGCAGGGACGCGGCTGGTCGGTATTAATAACCGCTACCGTTTCCTCGGCCTGACGCTGATGCTGCGCGGCGGTTTTAATTTATTCGCCGCCGTCAGCCTCAATCAAGATACGTATGTGGTGTGGTTTATCGGCACCAGCGTGCTCAAGGTGCTGACGATGCTTGGTCTGGTCTACGCGGTGCAGGATGAAATCCAGCAGCGCTATGCCCGCACCATCGACAGCCTGAGCCACGGATTCCTGATCCGCGACCGGCGCGGCTATGTCCACGTCGCCAACGAACGTTGCGCCAAGTTGCTGGGTTTTGATAACGCCCAGCAACTGATCGGCAAGCACGTCTGCGATCTGTTGCCGGGGTTGTCGCGCGAAATGGCTGACCATTATTTCTTCCGTTTCGAAGCCGACGGCGTGCAATATCCGATTGCCGATACGGCAACATTTAAACTGCGAAACGGCAACCATCTGCCGGTTGAATTGCTGGGGTCGCCTTACATCGAGCGTGGCCGCTTGTACTGCCTGGTCCAGTTGCTGGACATCAGCGAACGCAAAAAGAAGGATGATCAGTTATTCCAGGCCGCCCGTGTCGACCCGGTGACCGGCTATTCCAACCGCCACGCCTTGTCGGATAGGTTGGCGCTGAAAGTGGCCCGGGCGGCCGAAAACGGTCGCGAATGCGCGGTGCTGTTTATCGACCTGGACAAGTTCAAGCGCGTCAACGATTCCTTCGGCCACGCCGCCGGCGACGAATTGCTGCGCTCGGCTGCTCACCGCCTGCACGCGCTGCTGCGTCCGACCGATGTGCTGGCCCGCTTCGGCGGCGACGAATTCATCATTGTGATTCCGGACCTGGCGCCGAACAGCGCGGAGCAGATGGCGGCCGATTGCGCCGAGGCCATCATTGCAGCCATGGCGCGCGGCTTCGAGCTGTCCTATCACGCCATCAGCGTCACGGCCAGCATCGGCATCTCCTGCTATCCAAAACACGGAACCGATAGCGATACGCTGATACGCAATGCCGACATCGCGATGTACGCGGCCAAGAAAACCGGCCGTGGCGAACAGCGCATGTTCACCGAAGACATGAATGCGGTGGCGCGCGATGGCCTGGTGATTGACGGCGCATTACGTGGCGCCATCGAAGCTAACGAATTTTCGCTGGTCTACCAGGCCATTACCAATGCCCAGACCGGCAAGCTGACCAAGGTCGAGGCGCTGCTGCGCTGGAACAGTTCGCTGCTGGGGCCGGTTCCACCGGACCGCTTCATCCCGGTGGCGGAAGACAGCGGCATGATTATCGAGCTGGGTACCTGGGTGCTGGATCAGGCCTGCCGCCAGGTCGGTCTGTGGAAGCAGAGTGCGCTGGACGACGTCACTATCAGCATCAACGTCTCGTCCTGGCAGCTGGCCGATCCGGGCTTCGTCACGCTGGTGTCGCAGGCGCTGATCCGCAATGGCCTGTCGCCGCACCAGCTGGAGCTGGAACTGACCGAGCGCGTGCTGATCGAGGACACCCTCAACGTGCAGACCGTGCTGGCGCAGCTGCGCGCGCTGGGCGTCGGCATTTCGCTGGATGATTTCGGCACCGGCTATTCCTCGCTCAGCTACCTGACCCAGTTCCACCTGAACACGCTGAAGATCGACCGCGCTTTCGTCATGGATATCGAGCATAGCGAGCGCAGCAACAACCTGGTGCACGCGATTATCGCCATGGGCCACAGCCTCGGCTTGCAACTGGTGGCGGAAGGCGTGGAGACCGCCGGCCAGGCCACCATTCTCGAACAGATGGGCTGTCATTATTTGCGGGGCTATCACATCGCGCGGCCGATTGCGCCGGATGAGCTGTTGCGCTTTGCGGACAGCCGCGCCGGAGCCCTGGCGCAGCAGACGCCGGCCCAGCCCGATTTCGTTATTTAG
- a CDS encoding LysE/ArgO family amino acid transporter translates to MEATAFLKGIGLGGSLIVAIGSQNAYLLRQALKREFVMTCIAICIICDVVLIGAGVAGMGQMIMEAPSLLFWIKIAGAGFLFWYGLRAARSAINPSAMEEDKNTTAPDRKTVIAAMLAFSLLNPHVYLDTVVLLGSIGGQQPGDGRLYFALGAMLASILWFSSLGLGAQYLRPIFSRPSAWRILDGIIAVVMWSLAVSLFL, encoded by the coding sequence ATGGAAGCCACCGCTTTTTTGAAAGGTATCGGGCTGGGCGGCAGCTTGATCGTTGCCATCGGTTCACAAAACGCGTATTTATTGCGGCAAGCGCTGAAACGCGAATTTGTAATGACCTGCATTGCCATCTGTATTATTTGCGACGTGGTGTTAATTGGTGCCGGCGTAGCAGGCATGGGGCAGATGATTATGGAGGCGCCATCGCTTTTATTCTGGATAAAAATTGCCGGCGCTGGATTTTTGTTCTGGTATGGATTGCGTGCAGCGCGCTCAGCTATTAATCCTTCAGCGATGGAAGAGGATAAAAATACCACTGCGCCTGACCGCAAGACGGTTATCGCCGCTATGTTAGCCTTCAGTTTATTAAACCCGCACGTTTATCTGGACACGGTAGTGTTATTAGGCTCCATCGGCGGTCAACAACCTGGGGATGGTCGGCTCTATTTTGCTTTGGGAGCAATGTTGGCTTCCATCCTATGGTTTAGCAGCCTGGGTCTCGGTGCGCAGTATTTGAGGCCGATATTTTCCCGGCCGAGTGCCTGGCGAATTCTGGATGGGATTATCGCGGTGGTCATGTGGAGTCTCGCCGTCTCGCTGTTTCTGTAG